A single Primulina eburnea isolate SZY01 chromosome 11, ASM2296580v1, whole genome shotgun sequence DNA region contains:
- the LOC140804826 gene encoding rop guanine nucleotide exchange factor 7-like, with protein MQSKTKIKRFSSLNQSIYSENSRNLRPSPALPSWVSKSVKFLRNKGVLQGGVSSKRFHFDGMVVNNSLYCASPNIVEAKMEGSVNDRRFLSSKEVESGESSSSTDFLSSEVNVNDENSSSENSFSAVSMGWPMQRDELPHSAKPEVFEGVEKPHLDSRKLEKQGSSLSELDMMNERLSKLLLGEDMSGCGNGVCTALAISNAITNLCATLFGQVWRLEPLATDKKSMWRREMEWLLCVSDHIVELIPSWQTFPDGSKLEIMTSRPRSDLFINLPALRKLDNMLLEILDSFKNSEFWYVDQGIVAPVADGSASFRKPVPRQENKWWLPVPRVPLGGLTDDSRKMLQHRRDCTNQILKAAMAINGASLAEMDIPGSFIDALPKNGKASLGDLIYRYINSDQFSPEYLLDCLDFSSDYHALEIANRVEASIYVWRRKANLNSLHSSQRSNSKSSWEMVKDLMIDADKSELLADRAESLLLCLKQRFPGLPQTTLDMSKIQFNKDVGKSILESYSRVLESLAFNIVARIDDLIYVDDMSKHSDQVVSISKVGIITCESISIPLASSSTPYRTAFATPSFSPSQLLSPVEVEKSPYIESCKLSLRGLGAKRILTDYLNMDAKGKEPSSSIRKSDPFPTRSREISSLSVESSKVAVSPQDVHESSEEE; from the exons ATGCAGAGCAAGACAAAAATCAAGCGTTTTTCGTCTCTGAACCAGTCGATATATTCGGAAAATTCAAGAAACTTGAGACCCTCTCCTGCATTGCCCTCTTGGGTGTCAAAATCagttaaattcttgagaaaTAAAGGAGTTCTTCAAGGTGGGGTTTCAAGCAAAAGGTTCCATTTCGATGGTATGGTTGTAAACAACTCTTTGTATTGTGCCTCACCAAATATAGTTGAGGCTAAAATGGAGGGTTCAGTGAATGATAGAAGGTTCTTGAGTTCGAAGGAGGTGGAAAGTGGAGAAAGTAGTTCAAGTACGGATTTTTTGTCTTCTGAGGTTAATGTGAATGATGAAAATAGTAGTTCCGAGAATTCTTTTTCAGCCGTTTCTATGGGTTGGCCAATGCAAAGGGATGAATTGCCGCATTCTGCCAAGCCTGAAGTTTTTGAAGGAGTAGAGAAGCCCCACTTGGACAGCAGAAAACTGGAGAAACAAGGGTCTTCTCTTTCAG AGCTTGATATGATGAATGAAAGATTATCAAAATTGCTCCTTGGTGAAGACATGTCTGGTTGTGGCAATGGGGTTTGCACTGCTCTGGCTATATCAAATGCTATTACGAATCTTTGTG CTACACTCTTTGGCCAAGTTTGGAGATTAGAACCTCTAGCAACTGATAAAAAATCAATGTGGCGAAGAGAAATGGAATGGCTTCTCTGTGTTAGTGATCATATAGTTGAATTGATACCGTCTTGGCAGACATTCCCCGATGGAAGCAAACTCGAG ATCATGACTTCAAGACCCCGGTCTGATCTATTCATTAATCTCCCCGCTTTACGCAAATTAGACAACATGTTACTA GAAATATTGGACAGTTTCAAGAACTCTGAGTTTTGGTATGTTGACCAAGGGATTGTTGCCCCCGTAGCTGATGGATCAGCTTCTTTTCGAAAACCTGTTCCCCGTCAAGAGAACAAATGGTGGCTTCCAGTTCCTCGAGTCCCCCTGGGCGGGCTTACTGATGATTCTAGGAAAATGTTGCAGCACCGGCGGGATTGTACAAACCAAATACTTAAAGCTGCAATGGCTATAAACGGCGCTTCTTTAGCTGAAATGGATATCCCTGGTTCATTTATAGATGCTCTCCCGAAG AACGGAAAAGCAAGTTTGGGAGACCTTATTTATCGATATATTAATTCGGACCAATTTTCGCCTGAATATTTGCTCGACTGCCTCGATTTTTCTTCTGATTATCATGCTTTAGAGATTGCCAACAGAGTGGAGGCCTCCATTTATGTGTGGCGCCGGAAAGCTAACTTAAATTCACTGCACAGTTCACAGAGATCAAATTCTAAGTCTTCATGGGAAATGGTCAAGGATTTGATGATTGATGCAGATAAAAGTGAACTTCTTGCAGATAGAGCTGAGAGTCTGCTCCTTTGCCTGAAGCAGCGGTTTCCTGGTCTTCCTCAGACAACCTTAGACATGAGCAAAATCCAATTTAACAAG GATGTTGGAAAGTCCATATTGGAGAGCTACTCAAGAGTTTTGGAAAGCCTGGCATTCAATATTGTTGCCCGTATCGATGATCTAATTTACGTGGACGATATGTCTAAGCATTCAGATCAAGTTGTGTCAATCTCCAAGGTCGGTATAATCACTTGTGAAAGCATCAGTATTCCACTCGCATCCTCTAGCACTCCATACAGGACAGCTTTTGCAACGCCTAGCTTTTCTCCTTCGCAGCTTCTTAGCCCTGTTGAGGTAGAAAAATCACCATATATAGAAAGCTGCAAACTTTCCCTTCGTGGGCTTGGCGCAAAAAGAAtattgacagattatctgaaTATGGATGCAAAAGGGAAGGAACCGAGTAGCAGCATCAGGAAATCAGATCCATTTCCGACTAGGAGTAGAGAGATATCATCTCTATCAGTTGAATCTTCAAAAGTAGCTGTTAGTCCTCAAGATGTGCACGAGTCATCTGAGGAAGAGTGA
- the LOC140804842 gene encoding protein MIZU-KUSSEI 1-like encodes MTKIDTLRRFLLPCLNPTPTSPTPPPTSAVKKRLSTSLRDDLDEKKHFANQETIEQERDAQEESDSSSSDPTTPIPTSTAISHAPPRCSRTMVIGTIFGSRRGGHVRFCIQHSRLNTRPSLLLELSIPTTTLIQEMQCGLVRIALEFNAAASAESELNRCPLHLIPLWTLCCNGRKLGFAVRRKATQQNRLMLKTMQNITVGAGVIPCGPGSGSEGIMYMRANYECVVGSVDSESFHLINPDGGPGQELSIFLLRTR; translated from the exons atgacaAAAATCGACACCCTCCGTCGATTCCTGCTCCCATGCCTCAACCCGACCCCCACATCCCCCACCCCACCACCTACCTCCGCCGTGAAGAAACGTCTGAGCACTTCACTCCGGGACGACCTTGATGAGAAGAAACACTTCGCCAATCAAGAAACCATAGAACAAGAACGAGACGCCCAAGAAGAAAGTGATTCATCCTCCTCCGATCCTACCACTCCCATCCCCACCTCTACAGCTATCTCCCATGCGCCGCCGCGTTGTTCTAGAACAATGGTGATTGGAACCATCTTCGGCAGCCGTAGAGGCGGCCACGTGCGGTTCTGCATACAGCACAGCCGCCTCAATACTCGGCCCTCTCTCCTACTCGAGCTCTCGATCCCCACAACCACTCTTATCCAGGAAATGCAATGTGGGCTAGTGCGAATCGCCCTCGAGTTCAATGCCGCGGCATCAGCCGAATCTGAGCTGAATCGATGCCCCCTTCACTTAATCCCCCTGTGGACTCTCTGCTGCAACGGGCGAAAGCTCGGATTTGCCGTCCGCCGTAAGGCCACACAGCAGAACAGGCTTATGCTGAAGACCATGCAGAATATCACAGTCGGGGCAGGCGTAATCCCATGCGGGCCTGGGTCGGGTTCAGAGGGAATCATGTACATGCGGGCTAACTATGAGTGTGTCGTTGGGAGTGTTGACTCGGAGTCTTTCCATTTGATCAACCCTGATGGCGGCCCTGGTCAAGAACTCAGCATTTTCTTGCTTAGGACTAG GTGA
- the LOC140804601 gene encoding CASP-like protein 5B2: MKDLFGSPGTVSGLLLRTGQCLFAAGSIGAMVSALGFSNFTAYCYLIASMGLQVLWSFGLACLDVYALRIRRDLHSPVLVSLFIVGDWVTATLSLAAACSSAGIAVLYAKDLKFCTGPTHLPCKTFELSIALAFITWFLVAVSSYVMFWILASV, translated from the exons ATGAAGGATTTGTTTGGAAGTCCAGGGACGGTTAGTGGCTTGCTGTTAAGAACTGGGCAGTGTTTATTTGCAGCTGGCTCCATTGGAGCTATGGTTTCCGCTCTTGGGTTTTCTAACTTCACCGCTTATTG CTACCTTATTGCCTCGATGGGGCTTCAAGTTTTATGGAGCTTTGGTCTTGCATGTCTTGATGTCTATGCTTTGCGGATAAGAAGAGACCTTCACAGTCCAGTTCTAGTGAGCCTGTTCATTGTTGGTGATTGG GTAACAGCAACATTATCACTTGCTGCTGCGTGCTCATCGGCAGGGATTGCAGTTTTATATGCAAAAGACTTGAAGTTTTGTACTGGTCCGACACATCTTCCATGCAAAACATTCGAGCTCTCCATAGCTCTAGCGTTTATCACATGGTTCCTTGTTGCAGTGTCATCTTATGTAATGTTTTGGATATTGGCTTCAGTTTAA
- the LOC140805015 gene encoding protein RETICULATA, chloroplastic-like translates to MAGCSSSAGIAHLKNLQHEILLCRGFAASSYMFKMIQNFSVNGFKTNGILLCGNKRLRPVIANASNLGAEPRPVVLVTTTTEARDGDYAGKDDRIEGKNYVSTPDSKLDGGGGNFKDGSGGNGNGNGKFSGGGGGDNNEGDNEDEEFGPILKFEEVILEAEAQGISLPADMLEAAKTVGLRKVFLLRYLDLQGSTWLLGFLTRSSAWLRNRMLADPSFLFKIGTEIVIDSCCATFAEVKKRGKDFWAEFELYTADLLVGVVVNVALVGMLAPYARIGSPSVSQGYLSRMKRAYGALPSSVFEAERPGSTFTTNQRIATYFYKGIMYGLVGFGCGIIGQGIANLIMTAKRSIKKSDDDIPVPPLLKSAALWGVFLAVSSNTRYQIINGLERIVEASPLAKQVPPVALAFTVGVRFANNVYGGMQFVDWARWSGVQ, encoded by the exons ATGGCGGGTTGTTCTTCAAGTGCTGGAATTGCTCATTTAAAGAATTTGCAGCATGAGATATTATTGTGCAGGGGATTTGCGGCTTCAAGTTATATGTTTAAAATGATCCAAAATTTCAGTGTTAATGGGTTTAAAACAAATGGCATTTTGCTGTGTGGTAACAAAAGGCTGAGACCTGTGATTGCTAATGCATCGAATCTGGGGGCCGAGCCTCGACCTGTTGTTTTAGTGACAACCACAACCGAAGCACGTGATGGTGATTATGCAGGTAAAGATGATAGGATTGAGGGGAAAAATTATGTATCCACACCTGATAGTAAATTAGATGGTGGTGGTGGGAATTTCAAAGATGGGAGTGGTGGAAATGGGAACGGGAATGGGAAATTTTCTGGTGGCGGCGGCGGGGATAATAATGAAGGTGATAATGAAGACGAAGAATTTGGGCCGATATTGAAGTTTGAGGAGGTGATTCTAGAGGCAGAGGCCCAAGGAATTAGCCTTCCAGCTGATATGTTGGAGGCTGCCAAGACCGTGGGACTCAGGAAAGTCTTTCTTCTCAGATATCTGGACTTGCAG GGATCGACTTGGCTCCTCGGATTCCTCACAAGATCATCAGCTTGGCTTAGAAACAGGATGTTGGCCGATCCATCATTTCTCTTCAAAATAGGAACAGAG ATAGTTATCGATTCGTGCTGTGCAACATTTGCGGAAGTGAAAAAGAGGGGAAAAGACTTCTGGGCTGAATTTGAGCTTTATACTGCAGATCTTCTAGTCGGGGTGGTTGTTAACGTTGCTCTAGTTGGTATGCTAGCACCATATGCTCGAATTGGATCGCCATCTGTATCTCAAGGATATCTCAGCCGTATGAAGAGAGCTTATGGGGCTCTCCCTAGCAG CGTGTTTGAAGCGGAACGGCCTGGATCAACATTTACGACAAATCAGAGAATTGCGACCTATTTTTATAAG GGAATTATGTATGGATTGGTTGGATTTGGATGTGGTATTATCGGCCAAGGAATTGCTAACTTGATTATGACAGCCAAGAG GAGCATTAAAAAATCCGATGATGACATTCCAGTCCCACCTCTTTTGAAGAGTGCAGCACTTTGGG GTGTGTTTCTGGCAGTTTCTTCAAACACTCGTTATCAGATTATCAATGGGCTCGAGCGTATAGTCGAGGCATCTCCTCTGGCAAAGCAGGTTCCACCTGTTGCATTGGCTTTTACGGTTGGCGTAAGATTCGCCAACAATGTGTATGGTGGCATGCAGTTTGTCGATTGGGCGAGGTGGTCTGGTGTGCAATGA
- the LOC140805027 gene encoding PRA1 family protein A1-like — MDWGNVTTEDLIEALREVDWSSPPRPVSEFFSRFTVPRSYAKWNSRVKCNLYYYRTNYFILVVFILGMGFLRSPLAIVAAIMTSLSIAFLNDSFAGTFSEKVTRTVRKFSPHLAAKMRPALTPVIRGRPSAKRAIHVCGQPRWVFVLLSAVVGFILWFVSCGLLTLLWALAIGLLATLIHASFRTPNLKARLNTFREEFRAVWRNYSEL; from the exons ATGGATTGGGGAAACGTCACGACGGAGGATCTGATCGAGGCTCTGCGAGAGGTGGATTGGTCGTCGCCGCCGCGTCCGGTTTCAGAATTCTTCTCCCGATTCACTGTCCCGCGTTCTTATGCTAAATGGAACAGTCGTGTCAAGTGCAATCTCTATTA CTATCGGACCAATTATTTCATATTGGTCGTCTTCATTCTTG GGATGGGATTTCTTCGGAGTCCCCTTGCTATTGTAGCAGCAATAATGACATCACTGAGCATAGCGTTTCTGAATGATAG CTTTGCAGGTACTTTCAGTGAAAAGGTCACAAGAACTGTCAGGAAGTTTTCTCCACATTTGGCTGCCAAAATGAGGCCTGCCCTCAC GCCTGTAATTCGTGGGAGACCATCTGCAAAAAGAGCAATTCATGTATGTGGACAGCCTCGTTGGGTATTTGTCTTGTTATCTGCTGTGG TTGGTTTCATCCTCTGGTTTGTTTCGTGTGGCCTTCTTACTCTACTGTGGGCACTTGCTATTGGCCTTCTTG CCACCCTCATTCATGCAAGCTTTAGAACACCAAATCTCAAAGCTCGTCTGAACACATTCCGCGAGGAATTCCGTGCAGTTTGGCGCAATTATAGTGAGCTGTAG